The DNA segment TGACATGCTTTGCTCTTGCATATCTGTTTTGCTTACCTCATGTAAATTGGTTTATACCTTTTGTGTATGCAATTTCTGTTACgccccccttacccaatgccGACGTGGCCATGTAAGGtactttcaaataaataaataagagggGAAGTGGCGCGCAACTGCCCGCGTGGCGCCATCGCAGCCGACACAACTGCCCGCAGTGCAGCTCAAACACAGCGGGAGGTGTACGGCGCAGGTCCCCGCTCCGAAATCCGACCCCTTTCGGCATTCCGGGACCTCGCGGTTTGCCCCTTGGTGCGGAACCAATCTCGCCTGAGCactcaacacaaaaagaaaagctcagCGGCCGCCATCGTCGAGCAAAAGAAATACTGCCCTCTCCCCTGGAAACGTAAACACGTCGGCATCCTTAGGGCGCACAGCCAAATGCGACCCTACAGTAGGCATACTGAAGAACGTTGCGCAGCGCGATTCAGAGGCACTTACTTTTATTGCGTAAAAAACATTTGCACGGCCGAATGGTCATTTGCGTGAAGACGCCATTTGCAGCGCGCAGTGCCAATAGCTGTTGCCGCTTGGCCGCGGTGGCTTCATTCCTTTACGCGGAGTGACTCGCGAACGAAAAGAATCACTTTTCTACGTGTTCTCGCCAGTTTAGCAAATAAGAGAGACGATCGACGGCGTGCTAAACTTTCAACCACGGAGACACACACCGCGGTGCAGAGCCTTCGGTTAGGATGAATATAATTATAATGACAAAAAGCGCATCACTGGAATGGATCGAGTAGAGGGCACCGGCGGCATTATGGAAAACCTCTAGTAGTGTTTGTTGCGACCAAGCATAGTTTTGGGCCATTAAACGTCCAATGCCCGAGCTGGACTAATGAACTTCGACGCAGTAGTACTCGAATGTGCGCAGCAAGGCGCAGGGTTATGGGATTGTAGCAAAATGACGCAGTTGGACCACCACTGCAACTAGGCTAAAGAGAAGTTCTCCTCAAGAGGTGTTCCGGCATTTATATTTAGATAGCAGCAATGGAAAAGAATGCctctgagtaactaccaaaaGGGCAAAGCTGAAACAACGAAGATGCATTTTATTTCAAAGGGAAGCGCCTTACAGTTTGTATCGAGGTCGGTGTTGTGtcgcgcgacccctggtgacatgcttaAACACAAGTGTGGTAGAggtctctattcatgctactgggtggagctgggtctcttccatgcctctttgctaccaccaatccggcgtggccatgccggtcatgtgacccgtgcctcgctgaccactagcccttcttccccctccttaaaaccacctgcaataaacgagGGAGAGcacgtcagtctcgccgaagcttggtctaggCGCCGTCACTCCatgcgccctcccgtcgttcacCCTCTCCGTCGGTCCGCCGCGGgtgacgccgcgctcctgccctacacaacagtcGGGATGCCTTAGAACGTGTGTTACAAAGCAAGATTCCGTGAAGAAAAAAAGTGtgcatgctgtggggaagctaaggaaaagatggagcatgttttaattgaatcTGGAGATATCCACCCGtgtgtatgtttgggcactagcctacatgaagccttgggttttagggtcAACACTGGAATGTTTAACTGGTCagtgatagaaataagtaagagatggttagaggattggtggcagaaaagtaagaagaaagggaaagaaattaaTAGTGtggaaaataaggtcattttgTCCTAAGGGGCACAGAGTTGGGCTGTGACTTTatagttattttttttaaagaagagAACTTTCATTTAGCCAGACAAGGCTGGAAGTAAGTAATAACAATAAAGTTTGAGCGCAGGTCACCGGCCCGTTATAAACGAGATGCTCATAACACCTTCACTGTGCGTTGGCACTGATCAGCGTATCTGTGTTGTTTTGTAGTGCAACACGTTGATGTCGGCCATGCAGTCGAAGCATGTAGACTTCTTGTCGTCCTTGCCTAAATGACGACATGCAATCAAGTTAAATCTCTTCAAACCAAAGGCCCAAAGCAGGCAAGACCGAGCTATCGCTCCAATCATGGGAAATCTTGAAACGCAAGCTCACCTGAaggctttattcgctacactcaTGCCATAACCCTGCATAATACAATGGGGGCATAGGACTGACTAATAAAGGAACGGGGCACCTCCCTCGCGCATGCATACGACTTCACATGTGAGGCTTTCAATTGATTGTGTGttggcaacttctttttttttttgcacaaacagGGTTCGTGCAGGTTTCAAAAGAGAAAATTCAAAAATTTCAGCGGCGTGTCACACGGTTTTCAAGGACTAAAAATGGCGCCCACATGAGTATTTTTTACTAAATTTGTTGCACATACACATATATCGTGGgaactcaatttaacgaagtcaTCGTCACGCTCAAATTTGTTCAGGAAGTTTCTGAAATCGAGAAAGGGGTTTTTCAGTCATTCGAAATATAAGATTGTAACTTAGAGACACCCAAAATCTAGCACGGCATTGTTTTTTCGGCTAATCAACGCGTGCTCATGTGAAAAGTCTGTTCAGGCATACCGAACACTGAGCATTACATATGTGGTCCAGGCTCTAATGCAGGCCAGGTACACATGTAGTCACGTGAAATACGACATGCAGCCGAAATGCAGAGACGGGGAGTGATTATGCGCGCAGGGTGAGCATGAAAGTTTCGAGGAGACGATCAGTGTCATATCTGTCACAGAaatcatgaaataacgaaagcacacAGTAGTGTTCCCATGGGAGCATTGATAGGAACAATTAACTATCGCCACCCGTAGTATCATCTGGTACGTAACAGCGCAAGACTTGAGTCCACTGCTCCGTGCATGTGGGTGGCGCgtagccttgtcaaaataaaaccagaCTAGTGACTATGGGCGACAgatgttttaacgcaatagcgtcaGTGCCcacacattaaaggggccctccaacactcttCAACGCCGTAATTTTTACTcgtgggttgcgtagactgaagtacggacaggTTAGTGCAataagaacggcagcgatagcggcacgcactCCGAAGTTATTCCAtatagaaaattcaaaatacaagaaaaaaaatgtctacaAGCAAGTCGATTTACGCGGGGTCACTTGACCgcatttcactcgccctgtgacgtttcaGACGTTGAAGGTTAGCGCTTGTCCCGTTTCGTCTTCCTCGTccctgtctgctagcgctatgcTACCTTTCGATGCatttaaaggggtattcacacgagggagaaatcggcgggggcCACGGGGgcattgcggatcacgtgaccgcgacgtcacggtttagtgagtgggcgcgacccccccgcgactcctcggaggttacggggaccttttccccgacaggacaaacgatcccccggcggtgggggatatggcagaatttcgggctcttctttggccacattgttgcacttgctcctgcaaagagcggcagtgggtgtccagtctgcagctgcatggtcctctgcagctcgtcaaacgggtggtacaagccgCCAGAGTAGTCTactaacactggtctccccctccgttcgcctcgtccgtgtgaatgGGGGAcgtttgtggagacttctcctcgcgagctgacgtcaatAGGCTCTGTTGAcaatagaatagtggggcatagtcttgagGGTGGCTACAGGGTCAAgaacgaagaggagaacgaagtggaaTTAGGAGCtaacccttggtggaatgcggacTGTTCGCGGGCGTATAGAttaagaaaagctgcatggaaaaaattacttttcaaccagtgccctcGCAACTGGAGTGACTATAAGTATGCCGCCGCGAGTTTTAAAAGAACCGTTGCCATTGCGAAGGACAAATTTGACAGTGAACGTTCTGAGTTTCTCTCAAAgacagcaaacagaaaagcactatTTTGCTTTCTgagaaccaagaaagttcttccaGTACTGAAAACCGTAGAATCTGTAGTATCAACACCAAGTGAACTGAAGTCCTTTCTCGAAGACATCGCTCAGGGCCTAGAgagtcgctttacgactgttcTCTTATACCAACCCCACACCCCTAAGAGGGGTGAGGATTTTGAGGAGGTCACAGCTGCTGAGCTAGTAAATGTggtaagaacgctgcctaattccgctccaggtcctgatggtatcacgacgtcggtaataaaagcagtacataagatatacccccttggcctactcgaaattgtgaatcactcaatgagaaattcttggatcccagctgattggagagttgcaaaagttattccgttattaaaaaagcaaggcgcggggtttaccttagataatatcaggcctatagcactcacatcaaatctagtaaaactcgtcgagagaattttacatagccgggtagatcgctggatgtcagaaaaaatgacactgagcccatgtcaaattggtttcaggcgtggttgttccatttggtgtgcacatgttgatctagaaagtagaatacagcttgctcgatatcagaaacaatattcagctttagtaaccttagatatcaccaaagcctatgacagtgtggagcatgtgaaactgataaattcgcttcagaacttaggactgccagaatactttgtggcatgggtctatgctttcttgagggatagagaattttattgctcgcaatctggtgtcagttcttcaaaatataagcaaacgagaggcctcccgcagggttcagtgttatcacccttattatttaatattctactatgttctattcccatacagcagaacgtgcaggtgtatgtgtatgccgatgatatcgcatttttcgctacgtcagcagacattcacactttttaccaaaccctgcagaaatatatgaatagcctggaaacgtggctagagggtattaatttatcgctaaatattaataaaagtgcaattgttgttttcgcacaaaatgtaccagtgcaaatttcattactttaccgacaagccgtgatacctcaggtcgagtaaattaggtatttaggagtaacctataccgacaaacttgactggagaccccatatagaaaacatggctactaagggagcacgcgcagtagggatgctgcgtaggctcagcaataaacgtgccggtttgcgcagagacgtgctcgtcatgatttattgcatgtacattcgaccaattctagaattcggctgcgttttgttttctggctctccggcttataaagttcgaccattggttttgttagaacgtgaatcattacgattatgtctggggctaccaaaatttgttgcaaacaatattctacacgaagaatcacgcctgccgtctcttatcaaaagatttcatattttaacagtacgtacattcctaaaaatctatgcttctccacagaggaggtcacagtatgtcttcattaaccagcaagcctcattttttaaccaccaatggtctagattacgttgcccccaggtcatttttacacagagacttttggacccattaaaagttcacctctgggaagtacagatactcagcactgtaggaacaattaggattgaatttgatgatatatatcccaagaacgcgaaaaatttaccatataaatatctaaattgcattttggaagatcatctggccactttagaaactaacactgtgatagcgactgatgcgtccgtttgtgaagagaaggcaggtgtgggaattgtatcattctctctagactggtcattctcgattcggttaccggacttcacccctatttaccaggctgaattgctggcaatagtcctagcattgagtaaattgccccagtgtctatcagcagtggttgtactaacagactgcctctctgtctgttctgcgttaagtgcacctaatttatcgagtaccatacagacgttccattcgatgattcccaggcatgtacggctggttcgattagtgtgggtactaggccatagagggctagcactcaatgaatatgcggatgcactggcaatatcatcccatgatggccctattttgtctgtattgcccacgtcagcgtatgtcacagcagcgagatttgaaaagcgtaccacggccaataacttcgataaatctcctttgttttcatcagatttcccacagctaaagtttccttggaagagcagatggtgttcatctaggaaggaagaaatacaaattacaaggctacgctgtcgagtcccaccactgaacttttaccttcacaggtcgggtctggctcagtcaccgttatgcctccactgtaatgagagggaatctctggagcacttctttttgacgtgccgaagatttaaaacacaaagaaaaagactactagaagaacccctgcggaagttgggcttgaatttgtcacttccggtgattctttcatttggggcaaccatatttggttttagccacaggagcgttttcaacgctgtctctaattttttacgagaatccaaaagaattgaatgttgagtgtagcctcagttgtcttatatgcaactgtatatatatatatatatatatatatatatatatatatatatatatatatatatatatatatatatatatatatatatatatatatatattattgttcttgttgttgtttctatataggcgtttttttttcttcttttttctcttctttaaatcttgcgagtttatatgtaaaggctaaacatttcatttcagctttttccttcacgaagtgaattagtttcctaagcaaagcaccgtccgcttcatggcctatcccccgcagtgggttgagccaaagtactgaggaaccaaccaaccaaccaaccaaccttgcacagtaaagacgtgttccagatcagcgaccacgggtcctcgttatttacattttggtgccgtgaaacccgggaactGGTCAGTGCTGGACAACGATGTCTTTgaccgagcgtcttcggaaggtgcgtggaactgtcagggccagcgtctcccggaatattacgctcctgacaggacTGCTGCAGGACCCCGACACCGAGGCGCGTGAGGTCAATAGGCAAGTCGCTGTTTTAAAGACGAaagaagctgagctccgccagCTAGACAAGGACATTCTCGATCTCACGGAAGACGAGGCTATTGAAGGAGAAGTCGAGGGCGCAAACGACTACCACGAGAAGATTCTGTACGCCGTTGCTGACGCGCAGTTCTTCCTGTCACAGCGTCAACAGGCGACCGGTCTCAGCGGCCCGTCTAGGAGTGAACCCAATGACGACCGGGTAGCAGCCACCCAGAGCAACATCGGATCTGCTGAGGTGCCGCCAGGACCCGTCAGTACGACAGGCTACCGGTCGGTCACGCTTCCAACGCTTCAGGTCCCGACGTATGCCGGAGATTTACGTCAGTGGCAAGAATTCTGGGACCATTACAGCGCTACGATTCACGAGAACACCGAGTTGCCGCCCATCGAGAAATTTAAGTATTTGCTGACGTACCTGACGGGAGCGGCCAAGCGTGGAATCAGGCTGCGTGGAatcgaagcgtggaatcgaagcCATCAGGCTGGCTGATAACAACTATGAAATTGCCGTGACCACACTGAAAGACCGCTTCGGTCGACAAGAATTACTAgtcaacgagcacatcgaccagcTTCTTGCATTGTCGCCCGTGAGGAGTtccaaggaagtggagaagcttcGGGTGCTGCATGACACTGTGCGTTTCCGCGTAAGTGCGCTCCAAGGTCTTGGTGTACCACCTGAGCAGTACACTGTGGTGCTGCATCGAGTGCTAATGAGGTGCTTGCCAGAAGACTTGGCGATAATGTACcgacagaagaagaaggaggagagcacGCGCGATACTAATGCATCAGCAGAGCCCACACCCCCTGAAGCGAGAACGCACAAGGCGACCGATATTTTAGCGTTCCTGAAAATACAGGTTGAAGTGCGTGAGGAAGGGAAGCATGAAGCGGCGCCATCGTATACGCACAACTCGATCACGGAACCTGGTGACATGAACTCGCCAACAAGATCTTGACGGGGTATTCCATCGGCATCCGCGCTAGCGGCGACGGAATCCCTACAGCAGCGCACGCCTTGTGTACTGTGCGACAGCCGAGGTCACGGCCTGGCAGAGTGTACGGTCGACTTATCCGCCGACGAGAAACGGGCCAGGTTGCTTAACGCTCGGTGCTGTTACAAGTGCGGAATGCGCAATCATGTCGCACGGTTTTGCAGTCTCCCTGAACCTTACGTGCAACAAGTGCCAACGCCGACACCTAACGGTCATTTGCGAGCTGTCACGAGCCGTCACCACGACCGCTGCTCCTACATCAACAGTACCGGGCGGCTCGTCCGGCTCTACCTCACCGACAGTAACTACGGCGTCAACCGGCGCTACAGAAGCCAAGTCCGTGCTGCTTCAGACGGGCCGTGTTTGGGCGGAGAGCGGACCGCGACAGCTCCTGGTGCGTGTGATGCTtgacagcggcagccagcgttctTTCATCCGCACCGATGTTTCCAAGAGATTGCAGTGTAAAGTCATTGGCACGGAAGAGCTGTCATTGGTAACGTTTGGAAATGCCAAGCCACGGAAACATTTACGTTGTCGACGCATCTCTGTCACGTTGCGTGGACGCTTTAGCGGCAGCACCGTCGCATTGGAAGCACTGAAAGTCCCCGAAGTGTGCACCGTGACAAGTCCACCGCTGAACATTGAAGTGCTCGAGTTGTTGAGCGCCCGGAGGTATGATGCTGCGGACATGTTTGACCCGGAAACTTGGCACCCAGAGGACGTCAGCATATTAATTGGCTCGGACGCTTATTGGAATGTCGCCACGGGAAAGATTGATCGCCTCAACGAGCAACTCACTGCCGTGGAAACGTCGTTCGGGTGGACTGTGCAGGGCAGTAGCTCGCACTACGAAGCTACAGCAACTAGTGCCCTTTTCTTATCGGCTGGTAATTCTCATCAAGAGTGCGAGGAATCGGCTATGTGGCGCCTCGACACTATTGGTATTCAGAACCGGTGGTGAAGTACTGTAAAAGCCGACCCTGACCTCGACATATTTGAGCACTGTCTGAGCAAGCAAGCTGGTCGTTACCAAGTGCCCCTGATGATGCAGGAGCCTGGCATTCCTGCCGGTAGTGACAACAGACAGCTTGCAGCACGTCGACTAAATCTGCAGCTGAACCGATTCAGGGAACAACCCGACCTGCTGAAACAGTACGACGAAGCCATCACTGCTTATTTCAAGTATGGTCATGCCGAAAGAGTTGATAAAGAGCAGATTCCAGGCCCGTACATTTATTACATGCCGCATCATGCTGTGATCCGTCGAGATGCAGTGACCACCAAGCTCCgggttgttaaatgcgaagcatttcttagcgaacctctgccactttgagcgtttctatctacgtatctatctatctatctatctatctatctatctagccgcctacgtctgggtgctctcatgatcgcctccttaacttggtgtagaccaaaatttgcatgggaggggtaagaggatttgacgaatatgactgccgggtcacgACATAAATaacgctaaaatcctgtcgcgtacgtcgtcaaaccctttcctctagatacgtctggcagatacccgtttaccacgggccgcggtgtacgggtatgcgccacaggtgattgaca comes from the Rhipicephalus sanguineus isolate Rsan-2018 chromosome 6, BIME_Rsan_1.4, whole genome shotgun sequence genome and includes:
- the LOC125758757 gene encoding uncharacterized protein LOC125758757, with translation MSHGFAVSLNLTCNKCQRRHLTVICELSRAVTTTAAPTSTVPGGSSGSTSPTVTTASTGATEAKSVLLQTGRVWAESGPRQLLVRVMLDSGSQRSFIRTDVSKRLQCKVIGTEELSLVTFGNAKPRKHLRCRRISVTLRGRFSGSTVALEALKVPEVCTVTSPPLNIEVLELLSARRYDAADMFDPETWHPEDVSILIGSDAYWNVATGKIDRLNEQLTAVETSFGWTVQGSSSHYEATATSALFLSAGNSHQECEESAMWRLDTIGIQNRW